A stretch of Paenibacillus sp. URB8-2 DNA encodes these proteins:
- the darG gene encoding type II toxin-antitoxin system antitoxin DNA ADP-ribosyl glycohydrolase DarG: MIEYKKGNLLEAEAEALINTVNCVGVMGKGIALQFKQAFPGNFKEYAKACKNNLVMPGKMFVVPTGYMLNPKYIINFPTKRHWKEKSKIEDIKSGLIDFIDTIKENGIKSVAVPPLGCGNGGLDWNQVKPLIEASAQEVPDVLFMVYPPEGSPEPDKMRVGTEKPKLTRARALLIMLMNLYAAPGYKLSMLEIQKLAYFLQESGEDLKLRFVSAQYGPYADNLNHVLQRLEGHFIRGYGDRNRDAQIYLLPEVVKEAEAFLNSIEDATSEQRLENTKRIIEGYETPYGLELLATTDWIIKHYPDARTDVSRAIDHFKAWNDRKKKVFKDSHIEMAWKHLTTASN, translated from the coding sequence GTGATTGAATATAAAAAAGGAAACTTGTTAGAAGCTGAGGCAGAGGCGCTGATAAATACAGTGAATTGTGTCGGGGTTATGGGGAAGGGGATAGCCTTACAATTTAAACAAGCCTTTCCCGGTAATTTTAAGGAATATGCAAAAGCATGTAAAAACAATTTAGTCATGCCTGGAAAAATGTTTGTGGTCCCTACAGGATACATGCTCAATCCTAAATATATAATTAACTTTCCAACAAAACGGCATTGGAAGGAAAAGTCCAAAATTGAGGATATAAAGTCAGGGCTTATCGATTTTATAGACACTATTAAAGAGAATGGAATCAAGTCGGTCGCAGTCCCACCTTTAGGTTGCGGTAATGGTGGATTGGACTGGAATCAAGTAAAACCATTAATAGAAGCATCAGCTCAAGAGGTGCCGGATGTCTTATTTATGGTTTACCCTCCCGAGGGTAGTCCGGAGCCGGACAAAATGCGTGTAGGAACTGAAAAACCAAAATTAACACGGGCTAGAGCTCTTCTCATAATGCTAATGAACTTGTATGCTGCCCCGGGATACAAATTATCTATGTTGGAGATTCAAAAGCTCGCCTATTTTCTACAAGAGTCAGGCGAAGATTTAAAGTTAAGATTTGTAAGTGCCCAATACGGTCCATATGCAGATAATCTAAATCATGTTCTTCAGCGACTCGAAGGGCATTTTATAAGAGGTTATGGAGACCGAAACAGAGATGCGCAGATCTATTTGTTGCCTGAAGTTGTTAAGGAGGCGGAAGCTTTTTTGAACTCAATAGAAGATGCCACCTCTGAGCAAAGACTTGAGAATACAAAAAGAATAATTGAAGGCTATGAAACGCCTTATGGACTTGAATTATTAGCTACAACCGATTGGATCATTAAACACTATCCTGATGCCAGAACAGATGTAAGCCGTGCAATTGACCATTTTAAAGCATGGAATGATCGAAAGAAGAAAGTATTTAAAGACTCTCATATCGAGATGGCGTGGAAACATCTAACTACTGCTTCAAATTAA
- a CDS encoding tyrosine-type recombinase/integrase, with protein sequence MVTEIVFDSTYFKAWNDHSGLKKSAHLATIKILASLQEYLLQQGFEGHLDFDRFSYYVESKDFEPINKKFIDQFVQYLVSSNPKLSNKTIYNKISYLKGFFNFLERVNMISHNPMAHYKNKYYERNININYLSEVECKDILKIAILEEPFSKYYYLLFWTAITTGLRNNEICCLTFDQINFQNNMVIVNKGQKTSVKGIAIPRFLANELRHFKHYKETIEKDFSPLVFSRKERKLSHHKLVSIVSSISTKAGIERKVIPHDLRRTTGFLMLKSGANLRAIQQQLRHELLGTTLEYLSISDSLILDED encoded by the coding sequence ATGGTCACTGAGATTGTGTTTGACTCAACTTATTTTAAAGCTTGGAATGATCACTCAGGTTTGAAAAAATCAGCGCATTTAGCAACCATAAAGATTCTCGCTTCACTTCAAGAATATCTATTGCAACAAGGTTTTGAAGGCCATCTGGATTTTGATAGATTTTCATATTATGTTGAATCAAAAGATTTTGAACCGATTAACAAAAAGTTCATTGATCAATTTGTACAATATCTTGTATCATCTAATCCAAAGCTTTCGAACAAAACTATTTACAATAAAATTAGTTATCTGAAGGGGTTTTTCAACTTCCTTGAAAGAGTGAATATGATAAGCCACAATCCAATGGCGCATTATAAAAACAAATATTATGAGCGAAATATTAATATTAATTACTTGTCAGAGGTTGAGTGTAAAGACATCCTCAAAATAGCTATTCTGGAGGAGCCCTTCTCCAAGTATTATTATTTGTTATTCTGGACAGCCATTACAACAGGTCTAAGAAACAATGAAATATGTTGTCTTACATTTGATCAGATCAACTTTCAAAATAACATGGTGATAGTAAACAAAGGGCAAAAAACCAGTGTTAAGGGAATCGCTATTCCTAGATTCTTAGCGAATGAACTGAGGCACTTCAAACATTACAAAGAGACTATAGAAAAAGACTTTAGTCCACTCGTGTTCTCGAGGAAAGAACGTAAACTATCGCATCATAAGTTGGTATCTATAGTCAGTTCCATATCTACAAAAGCTGGGATTGAAAGAAAGGTAATTCCTCATGATCTCAGGAGAACGACTGGATTTCTAATGCTTAAAAGTGGAGCTAACTTGAGGGCAATTCAACAACAACTGAGGCATGAATTATTAGGAACTACGCTGGAATATCTATCAATTTCGGATAGTTTGATATTGGATGAGGATTAA
- a CDS encoding tyrosine-type recombinase/integrase — protein sequence MFKVEGSSPVVDLMVQLQKLAASNSQDTMKQALERSNLIFAKESKELKDVTFDEAVNWYLQSAEFARKSQATQKTYRSELNQFVSFINSLTQAPSLRSFEESPKVLLDYLKTVKAQNTRSKKASFLRDFFTVTFTRFFEIDIKKIKQNLVVKVGFDENLPKAFTKEQVEEIVLLSRLTNEGLRNFVILWTFLGSGIRLNELTQLQIKDICYNSKNIEVRVKGNKLKKVPRNITATSLELLKKYISFKYAALKNRPNYTDLYVFSTGKGDKPISDSAVQKMLDGLISMAQTISDKEKERLSVHSLRHSFALFALEEGVDIVSISKFLGHKSLKTTTIYLQLFNSMLLNAIEKHPFARSLAANLFD from the coding sequence ATGTTCAAAGTAGAAGGTAGCTCACCTGTTGTTGATTTAATGGTCCAATTGCAAAAGTTAGCCGCATCCAATAGTCAAGATACTATGAAACAAGCATTAGAAAGAAGTAATCTTATTTTCGCAAAGGAATCCAAAGAACTGAAAGATGTAACGTTCGATGAAGCTGTTAATTGGTACTTACAGAGCGCTGAATTCGCGCGGAAGAGTCAAGCTACCCAAAAAACATATCGGTCTGAATTGAATCAATTTGTATCGTTCATTAATTCACTTACGCAAGCCCCCTCTTTGCGTTCATTCGAAGAGAGTCCCAAAGTATTGCTGGATTATTTAAAGACAGTTAAAGCTCAGAATACGAGATCAAAAAAAGCTTCATTTTTAAGAGATTTCTTTACTGTTACATTTACACGTTTTTTTGAAATAGATATTAAAAAGATTAAACAAAACCTGGTAGTTAAAGTTGGATTTGATGAAAATCTGCCAAAAGCTTTCACAAAAGAACAAGTTGAAGAAATTGTTCTTTTGTCGCGTCTAACTAACGAAGGATTAAGAAATTTCGTTATCTTATGGACTTTTCTTGGCAGTGGTATTCGCTTAAATGAGCTCACTCAGTTACAGATCAAGGATATTTGCTACAACTCAAAGAATATTGAAGTTCGTGTTAAGGGGAACAAACTTAAAAAAGTCCCTCGAAACATCACTGCTACTTCATTAGAATTACTTAAAAAATATATCAGTTTTAAATACGCGGCACTTAAGAATCGTCCTAATTACACTGACTTGTATGTATTTTCTACTGGTAAAGGAGATAAACCGATTAGTGATAGTGCCGTTCAGAAGATGTTAGATGGGTTAATTTCAATGGCACAGACTATTTCTGATAAAGAAAAAGAACGTTTATCCGTTCACTCTTTACGGCACTCTTTTGCATTGTTTGCTTTAGAGGAAGGAGTTGATATTGTCAGTATCTCAAAATTCCTCGGACATAAATCATTAAAAACAACAACTATTTATCTACAGTTATTTAACAGTATGCTACTGAATGCAATCGAGAAACATCCGTTCGCCCGTTCGTTAGCAGCTAATTTATTTGATTGA